A single region of the Pseudalkalibacillus berkeleyi genome encodes:
- a CDS encoding alpha-ketoacid dehydrogenase subunit beta, with translation MSTAVKTQKLTMVQAITDAMATMMREHDDVLVLGEDVGKNGGVFRATDGLEAEFGDKRVIDTPLAESGIIGTSIGLAMNGFRPIAEMQFLGFIYPAFNQIMTHASRIRSRTLGHFTVPMVIRAPFGAGVRAPEIHSDSVEALFTHMPGIKVVIPSNAYDAKGLLIASIEDPDPVLFLEPMRCYRSHKLEVPEEKYTVEIGKGARLQEGEDVTLIAWGAMVDVIKKAAKEIEEEEGVKCDVLDLRTLYPMDRDLISESVQKTGRAVIVHEAPGTGGVGNDVVSLINDTSFLHMRSPIKRVTGHDTPVPMCAIEDDYLPDANRVKHAIMETIRF, from the coding sequence ATGAGTACAGCAGTTAAAACGCAGAAACTGACAATGGTACAAGCGATCACGGATGCAATGGCAACGATGATGCGTGAACACGATGACGTGCTTGTACTTGGTGAAGATGTTGGTAAGAACGGAGGCGTTTTCCGAGCTACTGACGGTCTTGAAGCTGAATTCGGAGATAAACGAGTGATCGATACACCGCTTGCCGAATCAGGGATTATCGGGACGTCAATCGGACTTGCGATGAATGGCTTCCGTCCAATTGCTGAAATGCAGTTTCTCGGATTTATCTATCCAGCTTTTAACCAAATCATGACGCATGCTTCTCGTATTCGGTCACGTACGCTTGGACATTTTACCGTACCAATGGTTATTCGTGCGCCATTCGGAGCAGGTGTAAGAGCACCTGAAATTCATTCTGACAGTGTGGAAGCCCTATTCACGCATATGCCAGGTATTAAGGTTGTCATTCCTTCAAACGCATATGATGCAAAAGGTCTCCTGATTGCAAGTATTGAAGATCCTGATCCTGTGTTGTTCCTTGAACCGATGCGTTGTTATCGCTCGCACAAACTAGAAGTCCCTGAAGAAAAATATACAGTTGAAATAGGTAAAGGCGCACGCCTACAAGAAGGTGAAGACGTCACATTGATTGCTTGGGGTGCAATGGTAGACGTTATCAAAAAAGCAGCCAAAGAAATAGAGGAAGAAGAAGGCGTGAAATGTGACGTGCTCGATCTTCGTACATTGTACCCAATGGACCGAGATTTGATTTCAGAGTCTGTGCAAAAAACAGGCCGTGCTGTCATCGTACACGAAGCACCGGGTACAGGTGGAGTCGGAAACGATGTCGTCTCACTGATCAACGATACTTCATTCCTACACATGCGTTCTCCAATTAAACGTGTGACAGGGCATGATACGCCAGTTCCGATGTGTGCAATTGAAGATGATTATTTACCAGATGCGAATCGAGTCAAGCATGCGATTATGGAAACCATTCGTTTCTAA
- a CDS encoding dihydrolipoamide acetyltransferase family protein: MNEVKLHDIGEGITEGEITHFHVSPGDSVKIDQPLVEVQTDKVTAELPSPVAGTVKEILASEGDVVTVGTTIILIEKEGSTTETPSNKETGENRPKQDSPKEKKEQSSNAVQTMTRLTRRVLAAPYTRKIARENQVDIEQVNGSGPGGRVTEEDVYQYMNGGQIQTDAESVSEEASTTPVPQAVHPKVEASEIPFKGRRKQIAQKMTQSLYTIPHVSHFDEVDLTNLLDLKKSLKDADPDGSKGMNVSLAAFFVKAIQLAMRDYPIFNAKLDEENEVIRLEGEVNMGLATDADDGLIVPVVKNVEQKSIATINREMKELIQKAKTNKLKPSDMKGGTFTISNVGPLGSTGATPIINHPEVGLMAFHKTKKMPVVINDEIVIRSIMNVSMTFDHRVADGATAVAFTNRFMHYIENPAAMTLELI, from the coding sequence ATGAATGAAGTAAAGCTCCATGACATAGGTGAAGGGATTACCGAAGGGGAGATTACGCACTTTCATGTTTCTCCAGGAGATTCAGTGAAAATCGATCAGCCCCTCGTTGAAGTCCAAACAGACAAAGTTACTGCTGAACTTCCATCGCCGGTTGCAGGTACGGTTAAAGAAATCCTTGCGTCAGAAGGCGATGTCGTTACTGTCGGTACCACGATTATTTTAATTGAGAAAGAAGGCAGTACAACTGAAACACCATCTAATAAAGAGACTGGAGAGAATCGACCAAAACAAGATTCTCCAAAAGAAAAGAAAGAACAATCTAGTAATGCTGTTCAAACGATGACGAGATTAACACGAAGAGTGTTAGCCGCTCCATATACAAGAAAAATAGCACGGGAAAATCAAGTAGATATTGAGCAGGTAAATGGTTCAGGACCAGGAGGACGCGTCACCGAAGAGGATGTCTATCAATATATGAACGGGGGACAAATTCAAACTGACGCTGAGTCTGTATCTGAAGAAGCGAGCACTACACCAGTTCCACAAGCTGTTCATCCTAAGGTCGAAGCTAGTGAAATACCATTTAAAGGTCGCCGTAAACAAATTGCACAGAAGATGACGCAATCACTGTATACGATCCCACATGTGTCACATTTTGATGAAGTAGATTTAACGAATCTATTAGATTTGAAAAAGTCACTAAAAGATGCAGACCCAGATGGATCTAAAGGTATGAACGTTTCACTCGCAGCGTTTTTCGTAAAAGCCATTCAGCTTGCAATGCGAGATTATCCAATTTTCAATGCTAAATTAGATGAAGAAAATGAAGTCATTCGTTTAGAAGGCGAAGTGAACATGGGTCTTGCAACAGATGCTGATGATGGTTTAATCGTTCCGGTTGTAAAAAATGTAGAGCAAAAATCGATTGCAACCATCAATCGAGAGATGAAAGAATTAATTCAAAAAGCAAAGACAAACAAGTTGAAGCCATCGGACATGAAGGGTGGCACATTTACGATTAGTAATGTAGGTCCACTTGGTAGCACAGGTGCAACACCGATTATCAACCATCCTGAGGTCGGATTGATGGCTTTCCATAAAACGAAGAAAATGCCAGTCGTCATTAATGATGAGATTGTGATTCGCTCAATCATGAACGTATCAATGACGTTCGATCACCGAGTTGCTGACGGTGCAACGGCTGTTGCATTTACAAACAGGTTCATGCACTATATCGAAAACCCTGCAGCAATGACATTGGAGCTGATATAA
- a CDS encoding SDR family oxidoreductase, producing MLNEKVAVVTGASRGAGKAIATRLMAEGVKLAIIGSSEQIHETSKELNENGGEVLSLQADVSDEHQVKEAFKKTLDHYGKIDILVNNAGVGFFKTVEETTTEEWDKVFSVNTKGVFLTTREVLPSMKENKSGTIITISSDVGRRAIPNGSAYTATKYAVQGFIGSVAQEVQEYGIRMGTVNPGAIDTYFADSNQGETHKEDWLKVDDIAEAVCYMASAAKHMVVDEIMLHPLSQEYPRS from the coding sequence ATGCTTAATGAAAAAGTAGCAGTCGTTACCGGTGCATCAAGAGGTGCGGGGAAAGCTATCGCAACTCGTCTGATGGCAGAGGGCGTCAAACTTGCGATAATCGGATCATCCGAGCAAATTCACGAGACATCTAAAGAGTTAAACGAAAATGGTGGAGAAGTACTCAGTCTTCAAGCAGATGTTTCTGATGAACATCAAGTGAAAGAAGCATTTAAGAAAACTTTAGATCATTATGGGAAGATTGATATACTCGTCAATAACGCTGGAGTTGGGTTCTTTAAGACAGTTGAAGAAACGACTACAGAAGAATGGGACAAAGTATTCTCTGTCAATACGAAAGGTGTCTTTCTTACAACAAGAGAAGTACTTCCGTCTATGAAAGAGAACAAATCAGGAACGATCATAACGATTTCTTCTGATGTAGGAAGAAGAGCAATACCAAATGGATCAGCTTACACAGCTACGAAATATGCTGTACAAGGCTTCATCGGGTCTGTTGCTCAAGAAGTGCAGGAATACGGCATTCGAATGGGAACAGTAAACCCAGGAGCAATTGATACGTATTTTGCAGATTCTAACCAAGGTGAAACACATAAGGAAGATTGGTTGAAGGTCGATGACATTGCAGAAGCGGTTTGTTATATGGCTTCAGCAGCTAAGCATATGGTTGTTGACGAAATTATGTTACACCCACTTTCACAAGAATATCCACGATCATAA
- a CDS encoding Glu/Leu/Phe/Val dehydrogenase dimerization domain-containing protein: MFERINGHEQLLFCNDEHTGLKAIIAIHNTTLGPALGGCRMRPYKTTDEAIEDVLRLSKGMTYKCAAADVDFGGGKSVIIGDPLTDRTPEMFRAFGQFVESLNGRFYTGTDMGTTPNDFVHALKETNCIVGVPEEYGGNGDSSIPTAEGVLYGLKATNNVLFGSEDLNGKTYSIQGLGKVGYKVALQLLESGADIYVTDINEKAIRQIADQAEGLKGNIKVVEGDEIYSVPADVFVPCALGGVINDETIEHLKVKAVVGSANNQLLRDEHGKFLQERGILYAPDYIVNAGGLIQVADELYTPNKARVLAKTRAIYDTLMEIYTQSNENSISTAEAANQFCNDRIESRRKRNSFFSHDKRPKWNVRN; this comes from the coding sequence ATGTTTGAACGGATTAATGGACACGAGCAATTACTGTTTTGTAATGATGAACATACGGGGTTAAAGGCAATCATCGCGATACATAATACGACACTTGGACCTGCGCTTGGCGGTTGTCGTATGAGACCGTATAAAACAACTGATGAAGCGATTGAGGATGTCCTACGTCTATCCAAGGGAATGACATATAAATGTGCAGCTGCAGATGTTGATTTTGGTGGAGGGAAATCAGTGATCATCGGTGATCCATTAACAGACCGTACACCTGAAATGTTCCGTGCATTCGGACAATTTGTTGAGTCGTTGAATGGTCGTTTTTACACAGGGACTGATATGGGAACGACGCCTAATGACTTCGTCCATGCGCTTAAAGAAACGAACTGTATTGTCGGCGTACCGGAAGAGTATGGTGGAAACGGTGATTCATCTATTCCGACTGCTGAAGGTGTTCTATACGGGTTGAAAGCGACGAATAACGTTCTGTTTGGATCTGAGGACTTAAATGGAAAAACGTATTCTATCCAAGGACTAGGGAAAGTCGGTTATAAAGTAGCCCTACAGCTCTTAGAATCCGGCGCAGACATTTATGTAACAGATATCAATGAAAAAGCCATTCGCCAAATTGCCGATCAAGCTGAAGGCTTGAAAGGTAATATCAAGGTTGTTGAAGGCGATGAAATATACAGTGTACCAGCAGATGTCTTCGTTCCTTGTGCACTAGGTGGAGTCATTAATGACGAAACGATCGAGCACCTCAAAGTGAAGGCAGTTGTCGGGTCCGCAAATAACCAACTGTTGAGAGATGAGCACGGTAAGTTCCTTCAGGAGAGAGGCATTTTGTACGCACCTGATTACATCGTCAATGCGGGTGGGCTTATCCAGGTTGCTGACGAGCTGTATACGCCGAATAAAGCACGTGTATTAGCAAAGACAAGAGCGATTTATGACACGCTTATGGAGATTTATACACAGTCTAATGAAAACTCAATTTCAACAGCAGAAGCTGCAAATCAATTCTGTAATGACCGTATTGAAAGTAGACGTAAGCGAAACAGTTTCTTCAGTCATGATAAACGACCTAAATGGAACGTACGTAACTAA
- the pdhA gene encoding pyruvate dehydrogenase (acetyl-transferring) E1 component subunit alpha has translation METQFPMKQILNEDGVVVNSEYESQMTEELTKELYIKMLRARMFDRKSVNLQRQGRIGTYVPFEGQEAAQVGSSLVLEEGDWMFPTYRDHAATLTYGHSARNLFLYWKGYPMGCVPPEGKNIFPPAVPIASQLLHATGTAWAEQLKGTDRGSIVYFGDGATSEGDFHEGLNFASVYNAPVVFFNQNNGFAISVPMEKQMKSKTIAQKAVAYDIPGVRVDGNDIFVVYFETKKAMENARQGNGPTLIEAVTYRYGAHTTADDPSKYRDQEESKRRRETTDPLLRLERYLKNKGYFEEAWKTKVEEEITKEIEQAVEDMEAFGPAEPTDMFTHVFKKPTWSVQDQLDTFKAREKEEV, from the coding sequence ATGGAAACGCAATTTCCGATGAAACAAATCTTAAATGAAGATGGAGTCGTTGTAAACTCTGAATATGAAAGCCAAATGACAGAGGAATTGACGAAAGAACTTTATATCAAGATGTTAAGAGCGAGAATGTTTGATCGTAAAAGTGTGAACTTACAACGCCAGGGACGTATAGGCACGTATGTACCATTTGAAGGACAGGAAGCTGCTCAAGTTGGGAGCTCGCTTGTCCTTGAAGAAGGGGACTGGATGTTTCCAACATACAGAGATCATGCGGCAACGTTAACGTATGGACATTCAGCACGTAATCTATTTTTGTACTGGAAAGGGTATCCGATGGGATGTGTCCCACCAGAAGGAAAGAACATTTTCCCACCGGCAGTTCCGATTGCTTCTCAACTCTTACATGCAACGGGAACAGCATGGGCTGAACAGCTGAAAGGAACGGATCGTGGTTCAATCGTCTATTTCGGAGACGGAGCAACTTCAGAAGGAGACTTCCATGAAGGTCTCAATTTTGCGAGCGTTTACAATGCACCGGTGGTATTTTTCAACCAAAACAATGGATTCGCAATTTCTGTACCTATGGAAAAACAAATGAAGTCAAAGACGATCGCGCAAAAAGCGGTTGCCTATGACATACCTGGCGTCCGTGTAGACGGAAACGATATTTTTGTCGTTTACTTTGAAACGAAAAAGGCGATGGAAAATGCTCGTCAAGGAAATGGTCCGACATTGATCGAAGCGGTGACATACCGATACGGAGCACATACGACTGCTGATGATCCGAGTAAATATCGCGACCAAGAGGAAAGTAAACGTAGACGTGAAACGACAGACCCTTTACTTCGTCTAGAACGATATTTGAAAAACAAAGGATACTTTGAAGAAGCATGGAAAACGAAAGTAGAAGAAGAGATTACGAAGGAAATTGAACAAGCAGTTGAAGATATGGAAGCATTCGGTCCTGCAGAACCGACTGATATGTTTACGCATGTATTTAAGAAGCCGACTTGGTCTGTTCAAGACCAGCTTGATACGTTCAAGGCACGTGAAAAGGAGGAAGTGTAA
- the lpdA gene encoding dihydrolipoyl dehydrogenase has protein sequence MVVGEVIQERELIIVGGGPGGYNAAIRAAQLGLEVTLVEKGELGGVCLSKGCIPSKLFAHTAEKLSDWKHMQQLGIEAGEPNFNMAQHQKYMDQTVTGLQKGVQALCKANKIEVINGSASFMTGNRIGIETGDTFEMYKYEKAIVATGAKPFVPESVELSTDRVYSAQDIYAIEDVPEHLVIYGSDYIALEAATSFNALGAKVTLVLDAESDFGFDTEINKELNRVLKKSKVKVIKECSLESVEAEKNNVTLHVLKDGEKLTVEGSHLLVSTGFRPNTKDIGLEPFKLETDEEGFLVVNENSETSTKGIYAVGDVTIGQSLAVKAIKQGKVAAEHCAGQISELNLRYIPTVVHTSTPIAYAGLSEDEAVAEGFEVTTGQFSMSGNGFAGIKGKKEGLVKIVKDSKTDLLLGVHMIGQGAVEMISSGVTALEMAARDEDILYPFYPHPSFNEGWLEALESMTGTAIHIPPNKQQKKDAQPVG, from the coding sequence ATGGTAGTTGGCGAAGTGATTCAAGAGCGCGAACTAATCATCGTAGGTGGAGGTCCAGGTGGTTATAACGCTGCAATTCGTGCAGCTCAACTAGGTTTAGAAGTGACGCTAGTTGAAAAAGGTGAGCTCGGTGGAGTCTGTTTAAGTAAAGGGTGTATCCCATCCAAGCTTTTCGCACATACAGCTGAAAAACTTTCTGATTGGAAGCATATGCAGCAACTCGGGATTGAAGCAGGAGAACCCAACTTTAATATGGCTCAGCACCAGAAGTATATGGACCAAACCGTTACAGGGTTACAAAAAGGCGTACAAGCCCTTTGTAAAGCGAACAAAATTGAAGTCATCAATGGTTCGGCGTCCTTTATGACAGGCAACCGTATCGGAATTGAAACTGGTGACACATTCGAAATGTATAAGTACGAAAAAGCGATCGTTGCTACTGGGGCGAAACCATTTGTCCCTGAAAGTGTTGAATTAAGTACGGATCGTGTTTATAGTGCACAAGATATTTATGCCATTGAAGATGTTCCGGAACATCTTGTCATTTATGGTTCTGACTATATTGCTTTAGAAGCAGCGACAAGCTTCAATGCTCTAGGTGCGAAAGTGACATTAGTACTTGATGCCGAATCAGATTTTGGATTCGATACAGAAATCAATAAAGAACTAAACCGTGTATTGAAGAAATCCAAAGTAAAAGTAATCAAAGAATGTTCGCTTGAATCTGTTGAGGCAGAGAAAAACAACGTGACCTTACACGTGTTAAAAGATGGAGAGAAGTTGACCGTTGAAGGGTCACACCTCCTTGTTTCTACAGGTTTCAGGCCGAACACGAAAGACATTGGGTTAGAGCCTTTTAAACTTGAAACGGATGAAGAGGGATTCCTTGTCGTTAATGAAAATAGTGAAACGAGTACAAAAGGGATCTATGCGGTTGGAGATGTTACGATCGGTCAGTCGCTCGCGGTAAAAGCCATTAAGCAAGGTAAAGTTGCTGCAGAACATTGTGCTGGCCAAATCAGCGAATTAAATCTGCGATACATCCCGACAGTCGTTCATACGTCTACACCGATTGCTTACGCAGGGCTTTCAGAAGATGAAGCTGTGGCTGAAGGGTTTGAGGTGACGACTGGACAATTCTCTATGTCAGGGAACGGCTTTGCCGGTATTAAAGGGAAAAAAGAAGGATTAGTCAAGATTGTTAAAGACAGTAAAACGGACTTGTTACTAGGAGTCCATATGATCGGTCAAGGTGCAGTCGAGATGATTTCATCCGGTGTGACTGCCCTCGAAATGGCAGCACGTGATGAAGATATCCTGTATCCATTCTATCCTCACCCGAGCTTTAATGAAGGATGGCTCGAAGCGCTAGAAAGCATGACTGGAACAGCCATACACATCCCGCCAAACAAACAACAGAAAAAAGACGCTCAACCAGTAGGATGA
- a CDS encoding thioesterase family protein, protein MKPGMEVGQQATIQVKVTPDMFAQFEGNIVHPAYSTVSMVYHMEWAARQIILPFLEEHEEGIGGGVSAKHLNPTPADSEISVIATLREVKGKAVICDLEVRNEKEKVGEGEVTQYILPKQMIQEKIESMKV, encoded by the coding sequence ATGAAGCCAGGTATGGAAGTTGGACAACAAGCTACAATTCAGGTAAAAGTAACGCCTGATATGTTTGCACAATTCGAAGGAAATATCGTCCATCCAGCATATTCGACAGTATCGATGGTTTATCATATGGAATGGGCTGCTCGTCAGATTATCTTACCTTTCTTAGAAGAACATGAAGAAGGAATCGGTGGCGGAGTCTCAGCAAAGCACCTCAACCCTACACCAGCTGATAGCGAGATTTCGGTCATTGCGACCTTAAGAGAAGTCAAAGGGAAAGCAGTCATTTGTGACCTTGAAGTTCGAAACGAAAAGGAAAAGGTTGGCGAAGGTGAAGTCACACAATATATTTTACCTAAACAAATGATCCAAGAGAAAATTGAATCAATGAAAGTATAG
- a CDS encoding AzlC family ABC transporter permease, giving the protein MGVVAAEHQSSSLFRRGVQKGSSIAIGYMPVAFTFGLLAKSSGLNLFETISMSVFVFAGASQYIALTLIAAGIGGFEIILTTFIVNIRHLLMSASISEKSADEPKWKKALYSFFVTDETFTLAAVQKGKIHSSYMIGLGINVWTSWVSFSAIGFLIGSGLPSILQESMGIALYALFIGILVPSARKSMKVISLAAIAAILNSILTFTTGLSTGWTIILSTLVAAVVIEIVWKGEVVDV; this is encoded by the coding sequence ATGGGAGTTGTAGCAGCGGAACACCAGTCATCATCTCTATTTCGACGAGGTGTACAAAAGGGGAGTAGTATTGCAATAGGCTACATGCCAGTCGCCTTTACTTTCGGGTTACTTGCAAAAAGCTCAGGACTTAATTTATTCGAAACAATCAGTATGAGTGTTTTCGTCTTCGCAGGTGCTTCCCAATATATCGCTCTAACGTTAATTGCTGCAGGTATTGGTGGATTTGAAATTATCCTTACTACTTTTATCGTGAATATTCGTCATTTATTGATGAGTGCATCAATCAGTGAAAAGTCAGCTGACGAACCTAAATGGAAGAAAGCGTTATACAGTTTTTTCGTTACAGACGAAACATTTACGTTAGCTGCCGTTCAGAAGGGTAAAATTCATTCTTCATATATGATTGGCCTCGGTATTAATGTATGGACGAGTTGGGTTTCGTTTTCAGCGATTGGATTCTTAATCGGTTCTGGACTTCCTTCTATATTACAAGAAAGTATGGGAATCGCGCTATACGCTTTATTCATTGGCATTCTTGTACCAAGTGCACGAAAATCTATGAAAGTCATTTCACTGGCGGCAATTGCAGCTATTTTAAATAGCATTTTAACGTTTACGACTGGGTTGTCAACGGGCTGGACGATCATTTTATCGACGCTTGTAGCTGCAGTTGTTATTGAGATTGTTTGGAAGGGGGAGGTTGTCGATGTTTAA
- a CDS encoding helix-turn-helix domain-containing protein: protein MSHDVNRMIGEKIKIIRSERKLSLDELSKLTNVSKAMLGQIERGTSSPTVSTLWKIATGLGVSFSSFVEEEAPKFSKVSIEQIDPLLEDEGRYLVHTLFPTEPKRNFEIYSVKLEPGCEYESPAHIKGVEEYLLVHNGEMSVIVEDTPHTMKAGEAFRFSADYHHKYVNQTTEACELYVIVHYT, encoded by the coding sequence ATGTCACATGACGTGAATCGTATGATAGGTGAAAAAATTAAAATCATCCGATCTGAACGGAAGTTGAGCTTGGATGAATTATCAAAATTGACGAACGTAAGTAAGGCGATGCTCGGTCAAATCGAGCGTGGCACTTCAAGCCCTACTGTCAGTACATTATGGAAGATTGCGACGGGACTTGGTGTTTCATTTTCTTCTTTTGTTGAGGAAGAAGCGCCTAAATTTTCAAAAGTATCGATCGAGCAGATTGATCCGCTACTTGAAGACGAAGGAAGATATTTGGTACACACTCTATTTCCTACAGAACCGAAGCGTAACTTTGAAATATATTCGGTAAAATTGGAACCTGGTTGCGAATATGAAAGTCCTGCTCATATCAAAGGTGTAGAGGAATACTTGCTCGTACATAATGGAGAAATGAGCGTAATTGTTGAGGATACGCCACACACAATGAAAGCTGGTGAAGCTTTTCGCTTTTCAGCTGATTATCACCATAAGTATGTAAATCAGACTACAGAAGCTTGTGAACTGTATGTAATCGTCCATTACACATAA
- a CDS encoding sodium-dependent transporter, whose translation MAQQEQWTSKLTFILAAAGSAIGLGAIWKFPYVAGTSGGGAFFLVFLLFTLLVGFPLLLAEFVIGRSTQKEAISAYRSIAPGWSFIGRIGVFTAFILLSFYSVIGGWILLYFGASITGYVSSVDNYEQLFGTIISNPWTAVGSQLAFILLTIFVVSKGVKAGIEKASKWMMPALFVLFIVLIARSLTLDGAMEGVRFFLQPDFSKLTSEGVLFALGQSFFSLSLGVSVMVTYSSYLSKTESLTRSAASIVFMNIFITVLAGLAIFPAVFSLGFEPTEGPGLLFIVLPSVFAEMPGGMIFFVVFLALFLFATLTSAFSLLEIIVASVSKNSGERRSKAAWIVGLTIFVVGIPSALSNGLLADVTLFDKTIFDLLDYLVSNIMLPIGALLISIFVPLKMKREVLIAELTDGSSRGKKFLALWLLILKYFVPVLILIVFLDALGVFGG comes from the coding sequence ATGGCACAACAGGAACAATGGACGTCAAAACTTACATTCATACTGGCAGCGGCCGGTTCTGCAATCGGACTCGGCGCAATCTGGAAATTCCCTTATGTAGCTGGTACTAGCGGTGGAGGAGCTTTCTTTCTCGTATTCTTACTTTTTACATTACTTGTCGGATTTCCATTGTTACTTGCTGAATTCGTTATTGGTAGAAGCACACAGAAAGAGGCGATCTCAGCATATCGTTCAATTGCACCAGGGTGGTCTTTCATTGGCCGAATCGGTGTGTTCACAGCATTCATTCTATTATCCTTTTATAGTGTAATCGGTGGTTGGATTTTACTATACTTCGGTGCGAGTATAACCGGATACGTTTCAAGCGTGGATAATTACGAACAACTCTTTGGCACGATCATTTCAAATCCTTGGACTGCGGTTGGTTCTCAACTTGCATTTATTCTTCTAACCATTTTTGTTGTATCAAAAGGGGTAAAGGCTGGAATTGAAAAAGCAAGTAAGTGGATGATGCCAGCATTATTCGTCCTATTCATCGTGTTAATTGCACGTTCTTTAACGCTAGACGGTGCGATGGAAGGGGTACGTTTCTTCTTACAACCAGACTTTTCGAAGTTAACGTCTGAAGGCGTCTTGTTCGCACTAGGGCAATCTTTCTTCTCTCTAAGTCTAGGTGTATCTGTAATGGTAACGTACAGTTCTTATCTTTCAAAAACAGAGAGTCTAACGAGATCAGCAGCATCGATTGTTTTCATGAACATTTTTATTACAGTACTTGCAGGATTAGCCATCTTCCCAGCTGTGTTTTCGCTAGGATTTGAACCAACAGAAGGACCAGGCTTACTATTCATTGTACTGCCTTCGGTCTTTGCTGAAATGCCTGGCGGAATGATTTTCTTTGTTGTGTTCTTGGCATTATTCTTGTTTGCGACCTTAACTTCAGCATTTTCGTTGCTTGAGATTATTGTTGCGTCTGTATCTAAAAATTCTGGTGAACGTAGATCTAAAGCAGCTTGGATTGTCGGCTTAACCATCTTTGTTGTCGGTATACCTTCTGCATTGTCTAATGGTCTACTAGCTGATGTTACTTTATTCGATAAAACGATCTTTGATTTACTGGACTACTTAGTCAGTAACATCATGCTTCCGATTGGTGCACTATTAATTTCAATCTTTGTACCTTTGAAAATGAAGCGTGAAGTACTGATTGCAGAATTGACGGATGGTAGTAGTCGTGGCAAGAAGTTTTTAGCATTATGGCTACTCATCTTGAAATATTTCGTCCCAGTATTAATTCTCATCGTATTCTTGGATGCACTTGGTGTATTCGGAGGATAG
- a CDS encoding TerC family protein, whose amino-acid sequence MESLLLEYGWTLLILIGLEGLLSADNALVLAVIAKHLPDDEKEKAIKYGIFMAFAFRFIALFAISFIANVWQIQAIGAAYLLYLGLKHVIKARFGKKNENIHTEEEEEAAGKGFWPTVGKIALADLAFAIDSILAAVALALGLPDSPLGDFGGMDGGQFIIVVLGGIAGLVLIKYAATWFVQLLEKRPALETTAYAIVAWVGVKLAVITLAHKDIGVLDHHFPHSTVWSLIFYGVLVGIALLGWFAPSKKSYQENHS is encoded by the coding sequence TTGGAGTCACTCTTATTAGAATACGGATGGACGTTATTAATTTTAATAGGTCTGGAAGGTTTACTATCCGCGGATAACGCACTTGTCCTAGCGGTGATTGCTAAGCACCTACCAGACGATGAAAAAGAAAAGGCAATTAAATATGGAATCTTTATGGCCTTTGCATTCCGATTTATCGCCCTCTTCGCTATTTCTTTCATTGCGAATGTTTGGCAAATACAGGCAATAGGTGCAGCCTATCTACTATACTTAGGCCTTAAACATGTGATCAAAGCTCGATTCGGAAAGAAGAACGAAAACATACACACAGAAGAGGAAGAAGAAGCTGCTGGTAAAGGTTTTTGGCCAACTGTAGGGAAAATCGCTTTAGCAGACCTAGCATTTGCGATAGATTCTATTCTTGCTGCTGTTGCGTTAGCTCTTGGTCTACCAGATTCCCCGCTCGGAGATTTCGGTGGGATGGATGGCGGCCAATTCATCATCGTTGTACTCGGTGGAATTGCGGGACTTGTTTTGATTAAATACGCAGCCACCTGGTTTGTGCAACTATTAGAAAAGCGACCAGCTCTAGAAACGACAGCCTATGCAATTGTAGCTTGGGTTGGCGTTAAGCTAGCAGTCATTACACTTGCGCACAAGGATATTGGGGTATTAGACCATCACTTCCCTCATAGTACAGTTTGGAGTTTGATTTTCTACGGCGTACTCGTTGGAATTGCTTTACTCGGATGGTTTGCACCTTCAAAGAAATCATATCAAGAAAATCATTCATGA